From the Paenibacillus sp. FSL H8-0548 genome, one window contains:
- a CDS encoding sugar ABC transporter substrate-binding protein, with protein MQRKNHAIFFIITLGMMLLTGCLKNEENSSNRNGQLDKAAKQKTVTLTFWRNSGNKAENAAYDQLLEAFMSKHPSIKIVMMPFPYSDYDTKLRTAVAAGNPPDIMAIDAPNLASYAEAGALSPLTDAFQKDGHLEDIPQTTIEGYTYRQHIYLAPMTESSIAMFYNKKMFESAGIPLPSRDPDQAWTWEQVLDAAKKINDPDRGIYGIDPAQGFQNAGATAYFKYPIIWQFGGDVMNPEGTSAKGYLDSPETKRALTFYTELFTKHKVASFEYPVDAFPNRKLGITIDGTWSLSHIAENFPDFKLGVDFDVAPLPKEVRQAVANGSWGLGISEKSNYQEEAWLFVNWMTSYEGLKLYTSITRDIPARYSVAKEFTELNEYPKNIFVIQNQKYGRPRPITRVFPQVSEAVKNLFEEVALEKRNLDEAVQAAISTIDKAYNDSVAISK; from the coding sequence GTGCAAAGGAAAAATCATGCCATCTTTTTTATTATTACGCTTGGAATGATGCTTTTAACGGGTTGTTTGAAGAATGAAGAGAACTCTTCAAATCGAAATGGACAGCTGGATAAAGCTGCGAAACAAAAAACGGTAACGCTTACTTTTTGGAGAAATTCAGGAAACAAAGCAGAGAATGCCGCTTATGATCAGCTGCTGGAAGCATTCATGTCCAAGCATCCCTCGATCAAAATCGTGATGATGCCGTTCCCATATAGCGATTATGATACGAAGCTTAGGACCGCAGTTGCGGCGGGCAATCCGCCTGACATTATGGCCATCGATGCTCCGAACCTCGCTTCCTACGCAGAAGCAGGTGCACTCAGCCCCTTGACCGATGCTTTTCAGAAAGACGGGCATCTCGAGGATATCCCGCAAACGACGATCGAAGGGTATACTTATCGGCAGCATATTTATTTGGCGCCTATGACGGAATCATCCATCGCGATGTTTTATAATAAAAAAATGTTCGAATCTGCCGGAATTCCGTTGCCCTCACGCGATCCCGATCAAGCGTGGACGTGGGAGCAGGTGCTTGATGCTGCGAAGAAGATCAACGACCCAGATCGAGGTATCTACGGGATCGACCCTGCCCAAGGGTTCCAAAACGCGGGGGCAACTGCTTATTTTAAGTATCCGATTATATGGCAATTTGGCGGTGACGTTATGAATCCGGAAGGCACCTCGGCGAAGGGCTATTTGGATTCTCCAGAAACGAAGCGGGCCTTGACGTTCTATACGGAGCTATTCACGAAACATAAGGTAGCGTCCTTTGAGTATCCGGTAGATGCCTTTCCGAACCGCAAGCTTGGCATTACGATCGACGGAACCTGGTCTCTGTCCCACATCGCGGAAAATTTCCCTGACTTTAAGCTGGGCGTTGATTTCGATGTTGCCCCGCTGCCTAAAGAGGTAAGACAGGCCGTTGCCAATGGCAGTTGGGGACTAGGCATCTCGGAGAAGAGCAACTATCAAGAAGAAGCATGGCTGTTCGTGAACTGGATGACAAGCTATGAGGGCTTAAAGCTGTACACGAGCATTACTAGGGATATTCCGGCGAGATATTCGGTTGCGAAGGAGTTTACGGAGCTGAATGAATACCCGAAAAACATATTCGTCATCCAAAACCAGAAATACGGCAGGCCTCGCCCGATTACGCGTGTTTTCCCTCAGGTTTCGGAGGCCGTGAAAAATTTATTCGAGGAAGTTGCGCTCGAGAAACGTAATTTGGATGAGGCCGTCCAAGCTGCGATCAGCACGATAGACAAGGCATACAATGATTCCGTAGCCATATCCAAATAA
- a CDS encoding histidine kinase, producing MFFSLRSRLMAAFSLLLVVPFITLVFVLSEESAKLIRQSIEISTSQTIEQFGSHVNTSMTQVEEIGNQVMSNRVTQQWITAQMSPDSTAEERLLAKQELMEYVSSYSINNSSGISIGVFSDFTGGIWTQDRTYLEQDWYNRFLDEDKRWTEAHSDPDQADTIMKARLVNSFLLPLVQLQSFTKSGIVKINYPTSVLRDAIEKIRFGKTGQAFLLTSDGSSVLDQKLPEDSLMVLSTGLTEIKAAKEYEASGVFPIQRDSETYLLFYRYFEEQDWYVIGEVPEKELFVKIEQIRRTMLFISLILLLLIILVAYWLSSGITRPLTAMARAMKHVERGEFAQAFSIMPKVRTGHSEVGYVTRVFENMTTRLRFLIETEFETNLRRKNAEYKALLLQINPHFFNNTLEIIGGLAAMKKNDVLMDATEALGQMMRYSLNLNSDLVKAKEEMNYIRDYLFILQLRYEDRLQVDIEEDLAVGSLLIAKFILQPIVENAVKYSLEESGVAKISLRVKREQDKLCMTVADNGIGMDADLVEHLMKELSAADSVDILNSGGDSIGLRNVLSRCRLYYGEQLEVSIDSTRGEGTEIRISIPAVKG from the coding sequence ATGTTTTTCTCACTAAGAAGCCGTCTGATGGCGGCGTTCTCGTTATTGCTCGTTGTACCCTTTATTACGCTTGTGTTCGTTCTTAGCGAAGAGTCGGCCAAGCTGATTAGACAATCCATAGAAATCTCGACGTCACAGACTATTGAGCAATTCGGGTCGCATGTCAACACCTCGATGACGCAAGTCGAGGAAATCGGCAATCAAGTTATGAGCAACCGCGTAACGCAGCAGTGGATTACGGCTCAAATGAGTCCGGACAGCACAGCAGAGGAGCGTCTTCTTGCCAAGCAGGAGCTTATGGAGTATGTATCTTCCTACTCGATCAATAACTCGAGCGGCATATCGATAGGGGTTTTTTCTGATTTTACGGGCGGGATATGGACACAGGACCGGACGTATTTGGAGCAGGATTGGTACAATCGGTTTCTAGATGAGGATAAGCGCTGGACGGAGGCGCATTCCGACCCCGATCAGGCGGATACGATCATGAAAGCCCGATTGGTGAACAGCTTTTTGCTTCCTTTGGTACAGCTTCAATCGTTTACGAAGTCGGGAATCGTTAAAATCAATTATCCAACCTCGGTGCTTCGGGACGCGATTGAGAAAATCCGCTTCGGCAAGACGGGCCAAGCTTTTTTGCTGACTTCGGATGGAAGTAGCGTGCTTGACCAGAAGCTACCGGAGGACAGTCTCATGGTACTATCAACGGGGCTAACAGAAATTAAGGCAGCGAAAGAGTATGAAGCAAGCGGAGTATTTCCCATACAAAGAGATTCGGAGACGTATCTACTATTCTATCGCTATTTTGAAGAGCAGGACTGGTACGTGATCGGGGAGGTGCCCGAGAAGGAGCTGTTCGTCAAAATCGAGCAAATACGGCGTACCATGCTGTTTATTAGCTTGATTCTGTTGCTGCTAATTATTTTAGTCGCCTATTGGCTCTCATCTGGCATTACAAGGCCGCTTACAGCGATGGCTAGAGCAATGAAGCATGTGGAGCGCGGGGAGTTTGCCCAAGCGTTTAGCATCATGCCGAAGGTTCGGACCGGTCATAGCGAGGTGGGCTATGTGACGAGAGTGTTCGAGAATATGACAACTCGCTTGCGGTTTCTTATCGAGACGGAGTTCGAAACGAATCTTAGGCGCAAAAATGCGGAATACAAGGCACTGCTGCTGCAGATCAATCCGCATTTTTTTAATAACACACTGGAAATTATTGGCGGTCTTGCTGCCATGAAAAAAAATGACGTGTTAATGGATGCGACGGAAGCGCTTGGCCAAATGATGCGCTACTCGCTTAATTTAAACAGCGATCTGGTAAAAGCGAAAGAGGAAATGAACTATATCCGCGATTATTTATTCATTCTGCAGCTGCGATACGAGGATCGGCTCCAAGTGGATATAGAGGAGGATTTGGCGGTGGGCTCGCTATTGATTGCCAAATTCATATTACAGCCAATCGTGGAGAATGCTGTTAAATACAGCTTGGAGGAAAGCGGCGTCGCTAAAATCTCGCTTCGTGTCAAACGCGAGCAGGACAAGCTCTGCATGACCGTGGCCGATAATGGTATCGGCATGGACGCGGATCTCGTCGAGCACCTGATGAAGGAACTGAGCGCTGCCGATTCCGTCGATATTTTGAACAGCGGAGGCGACAGCATCGGCCTAAGAAACGTACTTTCACGCTGCCGTCTTTACTACGGGGAACAGCTGGAGGTCAGCATAGATTCAACTCGCGGAGAAGGTACGGAAATTCGAATCAGCATTCCCGCAGTTAAGGGGTGA
- a CDS encoding response regulator yields MLYSIMIVDDEAGVRNSIKAKIDWQGYGFQIVAEASNGEEALAFLKQNKLPEVLLTDIRMPQMDGIGLINACKQLYPSLKIVVLSGYSDYTYMQAAIQAGVRDYLLKPVGRRELAALLEKLAAEVAAQQTDKQLQQAELRQRKEQLLALQEQILLRMVKEDFYSLLVIKERLEQLQLSALIDEQLLVRFITVEMRVPAGRLGDERSHLDLLHMAFQMLCRETASTFPEVHPFYDASHPSMMHFLVQVHSNGMEGIDATESLVHLMKTNIHKYLKLDSVIGVGEAVNGVRQFKNGYSSSMLSWSRSTIHGTNGVGSRQVQDLIAAFSPELERQLVVSVENGDHKAYSSLLERIIPSGVDFPMYSFTFIASRILLLFHSIAKKYEAGEAILQKRLWDCQMTIGDFHSREQILDQLEELARLVMNEALKTRSSSGQSIVKAIQKYVDDNFSYELALTSLASMFHLNETYLSGLFKQHVGVTFSEYLTGLRMKKAGELLALSDLKLTDIAMLVGISSSSYFSTSFKKYYGLSPKEYREQNQSKA; encoded by the coding sequence ATGTTGTACAGCATAATGATCGTCGATGATGAAGCGGGAGTTAGAAACAGCATAAAAGCAAAAATAGATTGGCAGGGATACGGATTTCAAATCGTGGCGGAAGCATCGAACGGCGAGGAGGCGCTGGCCTTCCTGAAGCAAAACAAGCTTCCCGAAGTTCTTCTCACCGATATTCGGATGCCGCAGATGGACGGTATCGGACTCATAAATGCGTGCAAGCAACTATATCCGTCACTCAAGATCGTCGTATTATCCGGATATTCGGATTATACCTATATGCAAGCAGCGATACAGGCCGGCGTAAGGGATTATTTGCTCAAACCGGTTGGACGGCGAGAGCTGGCTGCTCTGCTTGAGAAGCTCGCTGCAGAAGTTGCGGCCCAGCAGACGGATAAGCAGCTGCAGCAAGCCGAGCTGCGGCAAAGAAAGGAGCAGCTGCTTGCCTTGCAGGAGCAGATACTGCTTCGGATGGTGAAAGAGGATTTCTACAGCCTGCTGGTCATAAAGGAACGATTAGAGCAGCTGCAGCTGTCTGCGTTAATCGATGAGCAACTTCTAGTTCGGTTTATAACGGTGGAAATGCGCGTGCCGGCTGGCAGGCTTGGCGATGAAAGAAGCCATCTGGACTTGCTGCATATGGCATTCCAGATGTTATGCCGAGAAACGGCGAGCACCTTTCCCGAGGTACATCCGTTCTATGACGCTAGCCACCCGTCTATGATGCATTTTCTGGTGCAAGTCCATTCAAATGGAATGGAAGGCATCGATGCAACGGAGAGTCTGGTTCACTTAATGAAAACGAACATACACAAGTATTTGAAGCTCGACTCTGTTATCGGCGTAGGAGAAGCGGTTAACGGTGTCCGTCAATTTAAAAACGGCTATTCCTCGAGCATGCTCTCCTGGAGCCGCAGCACCATCCATGGGACGAACGGTGTGGGCAGTCGGCAGGTGCAGGATTTGATTGCGGCATTCTCTCCGGAGCTCGAGAGGCAGCTGGTCGTATCCGTGGAGAATGGCGATCATAAAGCCTATTCATCTCTACTCGAGCGAATTATTCCGAGCGGCGTTGATTTTCCCATGTACTCGTTTACCTTTATCGCATCACGCATTCTGCTTCTTTTTCATTCCATTGCCAAAAAATATGAAGCAGGTGAAGCGATCCTGCAAAAACGGCTATGGGATTGCCAGATGACAATCGGGGATTTCCATTCCAGGGAGCAAATCTTGGATCAGCTGGAGGAGCTTGCTCGCCTCGTGATGAACGAAGCTCTTAAGACGCGTTCCTCGAGCGGCCAGTCTATCGTCAAAGCCATTCAGAAATACGTAGACGACAACTTCTCCTACGAGCTTGCGCTGACCTCGCTTGCGTCGATGTTTCACTTGAATGAAACCTATCTTTCAGGGCTCTTCAAGCAGCATGTAGGTGTGACGTTCAGCGAATATTTGACGGGGCTCCGGATGAAGAAAGCGGGTGAGCTGCTCGCGTTAAGCGACCTCAAGCTGACGGATATCGCGATGCTTGTCGGGATATCGAGCTCAAGCTATTTTAGCACTTCCTTTAAAAAGTATTATGGCCTCAGCCCTAAGGAATATCGGGAGCAGAACCAATCTAAAGCATAG
- a CDS encoding extracellular solute-binding protein, whose translation MRKDWIFYTVMFSLLIAVIGAAAVLSYSEEETADVVAYKLADAEPPSGGILLGAGSMNTGSTDASILSEWKGRKQIADWQEGKTLEWTIDVAEPADYELSLGYYPHNGNGQPIEFMLYVDGEALSDSYAPFKLNRLFYDEPGALKRSGGNELRPKQLEGEVWLHTKVAVAGELEDGPLKLSLTSGKHVIKLENVRESAAVDYIRLEKAVDVKGYADYKTSQAVNETKGNGEAFITFQAEHAYAKSASGLFPTTDRTSPLTTPYSPTLLRINTIGGSNWDVPGQWISYKFEVPEDGWYKIGARYHQNEVKGSFVSRKLELDGEVPFKEMNAVRFPYALKWDITELGEETGKPYLFYLTKGEHELKLEVTLGDIAPSVQSVQQMVYDLNQIYRKIVMITGVNPDVYRDYEIEKSVPGLLEQFQELSGHMKDEANRLDQLSGQANAGSRTLKLLALQLNGFIDRPDQIPKRLENYKTNITAVADWMLSAMKQPLELDYLYAASDGYERPKAEAGVIAQSVHEIRAFAGSFLQNYDSMEGSEDAKRSIDVWTGLGRDQAYVLKRLIDESFIPESGISVNLNLVGTSLVTAVMAGEGPDVNLFTSRGDTMNLAVRGALTPLDQYEEFEGMKREYMDTAFIPYQYEGSTFAVPDDQEFFMLFYRKDVLQELGIEPPQTWEELLKVAPVLQNNNMQIGLPYENLDAFQLLTKGIGALNLFPTLLMQHGTGIYNAKEDGTRFGEPEAYTAFKQWTDFYNLYDYPLYKDDFNRFRTGEMPIVISTYKLYTRLAAAAPEITGTWEMIPIPGMKRQDGTIDRSTGATGTASIILKDAVNKEDAWTFIKWFNRPEIQSQFVSELENEMGVLGRRVPANLISFKSTNWSRAEQEMLTEQWKQVQEIPELPGGYYTSRNVDNAFREVVFQMGNARESLFYWNKDINDEIKRKRYEFGVEQ comes from the coding sequence GTGAGAAAAGATTGGATCTTTTATACCGTGATGTTTTCGCTTCTTATAGCAGTAATAGGCGCAGCAGCAGTGCTTTCATATTCCGAGGAAGAAACTGCGGATGTGGTCGCATACAAGCTTGCAGATGCAGAACCGCCGTCAGGCGGGATTCTTCTTGGAGCAGGCAGCATGAATACCGGCAGTACGGATGCGAGCATTCTTTCCGAATGGAAGGGACGGAAGCAAATCGCCGATTGGCAGGAAGGCAAGACGCTGGAATGGACGATAGACGTCGCGGAACCAGCGGATTACGAGCTGTCGCTCGGCTATTATCCGCATAATGGGAACGGGCAGCCGATTGAATTTATGCTTTATGTTGACGGTGAAGCGTTATCCGATTCTTACGCGCCGTTCAAGCTAAACCGATTGTTCTATGATGAACCGGGTGCACTGAAGCGGAGCGGCGGCAATGAGCTGCGTCCGAAGCAGCTTGAAGGCGAGGTATGGCTGCATACAAAGGTGGCGGTTGCGGGCGAGCTGGAGGATGGTCCTCTGAAGCTCTCCCTAACGAGCGGCAAGCATGTCATCAAGCTGGAAAATGTGAGAGAAAGCGCAGCAGTTGATTACATCAGGCTGGAGAAAGCAGTCGATGTGAAAGGCTATGCGGACTATAAAACCTCGCAGGCCGTGAATGAAACGAAAGGAAACGGCGAAGCTTTCATCACCTTTCAAGCGGAGCACGCTTATGCGAAATCCGCATCGGGCTTGTTCCCGACGACGGATCGGACCTCGCCGCTTACGACGCCGTACAGTCCGACTTTGCTTCGGATCAATACGATCGGCGGCAGCAACTGGGATGTGCCGGGGCAGTGGATCAGCTATAAATTCGAGGTACCGGAGGATGGCTGGTACAAAATCGGAGCCCGGTACCATCAGAACGAGGTTAAAGGCTCCTTCGTCTCAAGAAAGCTTGAGCTGGATGGAGAGGTGCCATTTAAGGAAATGAATGCGGTTCGATTCCCGTATGCCTTGAAATGGGATATTACGGAGCTTGGAGAAGAGACAGGCAAGCCTTATCTGTTCTACCTCACGAAGGGCGAGCATGAGCTGAAGCTTGAGGTTACACTTGGCGACATCGCGCCGTCAGTGCAAAGCGTACAACAGATGGTTTACGATCTCAATCAGATTTACAGGAAAATCGTCATGATCACCGGCGTTAATCCTGACGTCTACCGTGATTATGAAATTGAGAAAAGCGTACCGGGCTTGCTGGAGCAATTTCAAGAGTTGTCTGGGCACATGAAGGACGAAGCAAATCGATTGGATCAGCTGTCGGGACAAGCGAACGCCGGCTCCCGCACCTTGAAGCTGCTTGCGCTTCAGCTTAACGGCTTTATCGACCGTCCAGACCAAATTCCGAAGCGTCTGGAAAATTATAAAACAAACATTACGGCGGTGGCTGATTGGATGCTCAGTGCGATGAAGCAGCCGCTGGAGCTCGATTATTTGTATGCAGCATCGGACGGTTATGAGCGGCCGAAGGCGGAGGCTGGCGTTATTGCGCAAAGCGTACATGAAATCCGCGCCTTTGCCGGTTCGTTTCTGCAAAATTACGATTCGATGGAGGGCAGCGAGGACGCAAAACGCTCCATCGACGTATGGACTGGACTTGGTCGTGACCAAGCCTATGTGCTCAAGCGTCTGATCGACGAATCATTTATTCCCGAAAGCGGAATTAGCGTGAATCTGAATTTGGTAGGAACCTCCCTCGTGACAGCTGTTATGGCGGGGGAAGGTCCAGACGTCAACCTGTTTACGAGTCGCGGCGATACGATGAACCTGGCGGTGCGCGGCGCGCTTACCCCGCTTGATCAGTACGAGGAGTTCGAAGGGATGAAGCGTGAATACATGGACACGGCATTCATTCCGTACCAGTACGAGGGCAGCACCTTCGCCGTACCCGATGATCAGGAGTTCTTCATGCTTTTCTACCGGAAGGATGTCCTGCAGGAGCTTGGCATAGAGCCGCCGCAAACGTGGGAGGAGCTCCTCAAGGTGGCTCCTGTGCTGCAAAACAATAATATGCAGATCGGCTTGCCTTATGAAAATCTCGATGCTTTCCAGCTGCTGACGAAAGGGATCGGGGCGCTCAATTTGTTCCCGACGCTGCTGATGCAGCACGGAACAGGGATCTACAATGCGAAGGAAGACGGCACACGCTTCGGCGAGCCGGAAGCGTACACCGCCTTCAAGCAATGGACGGATTTCTACAACTTGTATGATTACCCGCTGTACAAGGATGATTTCAACCGTTTCCGTACGGGCGAGATGCCGATCGTCATTTCCACCTATAAGCTTTATACTCGCTTAGCTGCTGCAGCGCCGGAAATTACAGGTACGTGGGAGATGATTCCCATTCCCGGCATGAAGCGTCAGGATGGTACGATCGATCGCTCCACAGGTGCAACAGGAACAGCGTCGATTATTCTCAAGGACGCGGTTAACAAAGAAGATGCCTGGACATTCATCAAATGGTTCAACCGTCCGGAAATTCAAAGCCAGTTCGTCAGCGAGCTGGAAAATGAAATGGGCGTGTTGGGCAGAAGGGTGCCAGCCAATCTAATCTCGTTCAAGTCGACGAATTGGAGCAGGGCGGAGCAAGAAATGCTGACGGAGCAGTGGAAGCAGGTGCAAGAAATTCCAGAGCTGCCAGGCGGTTATTATACGTCAAGAAACGTGGATAACGCCTTCCGCGAGGTCGTATTCCAAATGGGCAACGCAAGAGAGAGCCTTTTCTATTGGAACAAGGATATCAATGATGAAATTAAACGAAAAAGGTATGAATTCGGGGTGGAGCAATGA
- a CDS encoding sugar ABC transporter permease, with translation MKKSIAQTIGMHKESYLLMTPYMIFFLLFTILPVVLSIVLGFTYYNMIEPPRFVGWYNYIRLFLDDDIFIIAVKNTLFFAFVTGPVSYLLSFLVAWMINDLSKTLRSIATTVFYIPTIIGVSVFPMWRLIFSPDAYGYLNGMLMGLGLISEPVAWLLDKEYILLILIVVQLWMSLGISFLAFVAGLQTVDRSLYEAGVMDGIKNRFQELWYITLPSMIPQLIFGAVMQIVISFSVADVSIQLAGFPSTEYAGETMVTHIMDYGSIRYEMGYASAMAVVLFFMMVFTNRLVTKILQKVGI, from the coding sequence ATGAAAAAATCAATAGCCCAAACGATCGGCATGCATAAGGAAAGCTATCTGCTGATGACGCCGTACATGATTTTCTTTCTGCTCTTTACGATTCTTCCCGTCGTGCTGTCCATCGTGCTTGGTTTTACTTACTACAATATGATCGAGCCGCCGCGCTTCGTCGGCTGGTACAACTACATTCGTCTGTTCCTTGACGATGACATCTTTATTATAGCGGTCAAAAATACGTTGTTCTTCGCGTTCGTTACGGGGCCTGTGAGCTACTTGCTCAGCTTCCTCGTCGCTTGGATGATCAACGACTTGTCCAAGACCTTGCGCTCGATCGCAACTACCGTGTTCTATATCCCGACCATCATCGGCGTATCTGTCTTCCCCATGTGGAGACTCATATTCAGCCCAGATGCTTACGGTTATTTGAATGGCATGCTGATGGGCCTCGGGCTCATCAGCGAGCCAGTCGCCTGGCTGCTCGATAAAGAGTACATTTTGCTCATTCTAATCGTCGTTCAACTATGGATGAGCCTTGGCATCAGCTTTCTGGCCTTTGTTGCCGGACTGCAAACCGTCGATCGCAGTCTTTATGAAGCAGGCGTTATGGACGGCATTAAAAACAGATTTCAAGAGCTTTGGTACATTACGCTGCCATCGATGATTCCGCAGCTGATCTTCGGGGCGGTGATGCAGATTGTCATTTCATTCAGCGTCGCGGATGTTTCCATTCAGCTTGCCGGCTTTCCGAGTACGGAGTACGCGGGCGAAACGATGGTTACCCACATCATGGACTACGGCAGCATCCGATATGAGATGGGCTATGCCTCCGCCATGGCGGTTGTCCTGTTCTTCATGATGGTGTTCACGAACCGACTCGTGACGAAAATATTGCAGAAGGTCGGAATTTGA
- a CDS encoding carbohydrate ABC transporter permease, with amino-acid sequence MFTIAKKKSGAKARRSLAGNIAIFGFVALLGLFSAFPFIFAIITSLKPLDELLQFPPRLIVMRPTLNNFTDLFQLASNMWVPLSRYIFNTAFISVVGTVLHVLFAAMAAYPLAKHKFPGKNLIFSVIVMALMFVPQVTFIPQFVLMSQMNIVNTYGALILPWIGASLGLFLMKQFIEQLPDAILEAARIDGASEYKTFFSIIWPNSTPAIMTVVIFQFINLWNYAPKELIFGESLKVFRMALEQIVAGDPIARMGAGSAAAVILMIPPIIVFVLLQRKVVETMTFAGIK; translated from the coding sequence ATGTTCACGATAGCCAAAAAAAAATCCGGCGCGAAAGCGAGACGCTCGCTTGCCGGAAACATCGCGATATTCGGATTCGTGGCGCTTCTCGGCCTATTCTCCGCTTTTCCGTTTATCTTCGCGATCATTACGTCGCTGAAGCCGCTTGATGAGCTGCTTCAGTTCCCGCCTCGCTTGATCGTCATGAGGCCGACGCTTAATAATTTTACGGATTTGTTCCAGCTAGCCTCGAATATGTGGGTGCCGCTGTCCCGGTATATTTTCAACACGGCATTTATCTCGGTCGTAGGAACGGTGCTGCACGTACTGTTCGCGGCGATGGCTGCTTATCCGCTTGCGAAGCATAAGTTTCCAGGCAAAAACCTGATTTTCTCAGTCATCGTTATGGCGCTTATGTTCGTGCCTCAGGTCACGTTCATTCCGCAGTTTGTGCTGATGTCCCAAATGAACATTGTGAATACGTACGGGGCGTTGATCCTGCCGTGGATCGGAGCTTCACTCGGATTATTCTTAATGAAGCAATTTATCGAGCAGCTGCCCGATGCGATTCTGGAAGCGGCGCGTATTGATGGGGCGAGCGAATACAAAACGTTCTTCTCCATCATATGGCCGAATTCGACGCCAGCTATTATGACGGTTGTTATCTTTCAATTTATTAATCTTTGGAACTACGCGCCAAAGGAACTCATATTCGGCGAGTCGCTCAAAGTATTCCGAATGGCGCTCGAGCAGATCGTAGCGGGGGACCCTATTGCAAGAATGGGGGCCGGATCGGCGGCGGCGGTTATTCTCATGATCCCGCCAATTATCGTTTTTGTGCTGCTGCAGCGCAAGGTTGTCGAAACGATGACCTTTGCGGGGATTAAATGA
- a CDS encoding Yip1 family protein has product MSVSSAPNTLKRLNPFRSLLHPFDSFYAVKEEGKGSLLASALIVLVFFVATIFKRQSTGYTFNLADLSALNIWLIAAKTIVLYALWVAGNWAVATWMDGEGKAKQIAIVSAYASIPYVAAVILTTLLSRVLVQEEGMFLGYITTIAMAWSALLMFIGLLTIHDYGAVKTLQSVMLTFAAMAIVVFLAMLFYTLFQQVYVFVYTIYNEMLFRL; this is encoded by the coding sequence GTGAGCGTATCTTCAGCACCAAACACCTTGAAGCGGCTAAATCCTTTTCGCTCGCTGCTGCATCCGTTTGACAGCTTTTATGCTGTCAAGGAGGAAGGGAAAGGCTCGCTTCTTGCATCGGCGCTTATTGTTCTTGTGTTTTTTGTCGCTACGATCTTCAAGCGTCAAAGCACAGGCTACACCTTCAATCTGGCTGATCTCAGCGCCCTCAACATCTGGCTGATTGCGGCGAAGACGATCGTGCTGTACGCGCTTTGGGTCGCCGGGAACTGGGCGGTAGCCACATGGATGGATGGCGAGGGAAAGGCGAAGCAGATTGCCATTGTCAGCGCATATGCAAGCATACCCTATGTGGCTGCGGTCATCCTTACAACGCTGCTCAGCAGAGTGCTTGTGCAGGAGGAGGGCATGTTTCTTGGCTATATTACAACGATCGCGATGGCTTGGAGCGCGCTGCTTATGTTCATCGGCTTGCTGACCATTCATGACTACGGTGCAGTCAAGACGCTGCAATCCGTAATGCTAACGTTTGCGGCAATGGCAATCGTCGTTTTCTTGGCGATGCTGTTCTACACGCTGTTCCAACAGGTGTACGTGTTTGTTTATACCATTTATAACGAAATGCTGTTCCGCTTATGA